One genomic window of Euleptes europaea isolate rEulEur1 chromosome 8, rEulEur1.hap1, whole genome shotgun sequence includes the following:
- the TIGD5 gene encoding tigger transposable element-derived protein 5, whose translation MAFRRAYSIKDKLQAIGRIKKGERQASVCRDFGVPGGTLRCWLKDERKLRWFLDQLGGEVGTHRKKMRLANEEEIDRAVYSWFLALRQHGVPLSGPVIQAQAEAFARQIYGPECTFKASHGWFWRWQKRHGISSQRIYGEAGGGIGVAGDSPALKAKVQPGRPSLASSDPLPSLPPSPDMTPSDGGGYTDEQIYNTSVTGLYWKLLPGQLQTQGACGSPQTPARSQSRGKDRVTVLLAANLTGLHKLKPLVVGDLQDSPWLCRHDLPACYRYSVGARLGPALLRLWFFEDFVPAVKSFLHRHCLQQRAVLLLSCPPSFWGGAEDPPQVQTPDGSIRALFLSKTVGGLSGGGRHISAPLGQGVVSTFKQVYKRELLRMAASCAVGEGNSEEPDQLGMGGLLDFAQSFLLKDLLNLAAFSWDLIPAGTIEKCWLLGLRAAFEPNPGEEEEQGEAPGSTNNSSFGDLAYLAALLGRRLAPEEVGDWLHADDVVIDIREGEEGSLGWEDEEDEMRGDQEVEEGDDLPVPTSQEAIQGLQKALRWLECQDRQRVGPHKLVQLRSFISMARRLRQPPIPCLSKGQSR comes from the coding sequence ATGGCTTTCCGCCGCGCCTACTCCATCAAGGACAAGCTGCAGGCCATCGGACGCATCAAGAAAGGCGAGCGGCAGGCCTCCGTGTGCCGAGACTTCGGGGTGCCCGGCGGCACCCTGCGCTGCTGGCTGAAAGACGAGCGGAAGCTGCGCTGGTTCTTGGACCAGCTGGGCGGGGAGGTGGGCACCCACCGCAAGAAGATGCGCCTGGCCAACGAGGAGGAGATCGACCGGGCCGTCTACTCCTGGTTCCTCGCCCTGCGCCAGCACGGTGTGCCCCTCTCGGGCCCTGTCATCCAGGCCCAGGCGGAAGCCTTTGCCCGGCAGATCTACGGCCCCGAGTGTACCTTTAAGGCCAGCCACGGGTGGTTTTGGCGATGGCAGAAGAGACATGGCATCTCCAGCCAGCGCATTTATGGCGAGGCAGGGGGTGGCATTGGCGTGGCGGGCGATAGCCCTGCCCTCAAAGCCAAAGTGCAGCCTGGTCGGCCCTCTTTAGCCTCCTCTGACCCTCTTCCATCGCTCCCCCCATCCCCGGACATGACTCCCTCCGACGGGGGAGGCTACACTGATGAACAGATCTACAACACCAGTGTTACCGGGCTCTACTGGAAGCTGCTGCCGGGCCAACTCCAAACACAGGGGGCATGTGGTAGCCCACAAACTCCTGCACGTTCCCAGTCACGGGGGAAAGACCGTGTCACGGTGCTGCTAGCTGCCAACCTCACTGGCTTGCACAAGCTGAAGCCACTAGTGGTTGGAGACCTGCAGGACTCTCCCTGGCTCTGTCGCCATGATCTCCCAGCTTGCTATCGCTACAGTGTCGGGGCCCGCCTTGGTCCTGCCCTTCTCCGTCTCTGGTTCTTTGAAGACTTTGTCCCCGCCGTGAAAAGTTTCTTACACCGTCACTGCCTCCAACAGAGAGCTGTGTTACTGCTCAGCTGCCCTCCATCTTTTTGGGGCGGTGCTGAGGATCCGCCCCAGGTGCAGACCCCGGACGGTTCCATCCGAGCCCTCTTCCTCTCCAAGACAGTCGGGGGCTTGTCGGGAGGAGGCAGGCACATCTCTGCCCCGCTGGGGCAAGGTGTGGTGTCCACCTTCAAGCAGGTGTACAAACGGGAGCTACTTCGGATGGCTGCATCATGCGCGGTGGGAGAAGGGAATTCGGAAGAGCCCGACCAACTTGGCATGGGTGGGCTTCTGGACTTCGCCCAGTCCTTCCTTCTCAAGGACCTGCTAAACCTCGCTGCTTTCTCTTGGGACCTCATCCCTGCGGGCACCATTGAGAAATGCTGGCTCCTCGGCTTACGGGCAGCCTTTGAGCCCAACCctggagaggaagaagaacaaggggAGGCCCCAGGTAGCACAAACAACTCGTCCTTTGGCGACCTCGCTTACCTGGCTGCCCTTCTGGGCAGGCGCCTGGCTCCAGAGGAGGTGGGGGATTGGCTCCATGCAGATGACGTGGTCATAGACatcagggaaggggaggagggatcTTTGGGTTGGGAAGATGAGGAGGATGAGATGAGAGGGGATCAGGAGGTTGAGGAAGGAGATGATCTTCCGGTTCCCACATCCCAGGAAGCTATCCAGGGCCTGCAGAAGGCCTTGCGCTGGCTGGAGTGCCAGGACCGCCAGCGAGTGGGCCCCCACAAGCTGGTACAGCTGCGTTCCTTCATCAGCATGGCTCGGCGGCTGCGCCAGCCACCTATTCCATGCCTCAGCAAGGGCCAAAGCAGGTGA
- the PYCR3 gene encoding pyrroline-5-carboxylate reductase 3 produces MEALRELRVGFVGAGRMAGALVQGMLLTGEVQPKNIFASAPSNTNLDKFQGFGCRTTHCNLEVLKNSTVVFLATKPHIIPMVLREIAPAVTQDHIVISMAAGVTLGTLEELLPARTKVLRMMPNLPCVVQSGAIVLAPGTCTRDLDVALLKKLLTPCGLCEVGPEPYIDIHTGLSGSGVAYVYTFAEALAEGAVKMGMPWAVANKIAAQTLLGAGKMILETGEHPAVLRSAVCTPGGTTIHALHELEKGALRSTVMNAVEAGTSRAQELGKR; encoded by the exons ATGGAGGCGCTGCGGGAGCTGCGCGTGGGCTTTGTGGGCGCGGGGCGCATGGCTGGCGCGCTAGTCCAAGGGATGCTGCTGACAG GAGAAGTTCAGCCGAAAAACATCTTTGCCAGTGCCCCATCCAACACCAATCTGGACAAGTTCCAG GGCTTCGGCTGCAGAACAACACACTGTAACCTGGAGGTGCTGAAGAACAGTACCGTGGTGTTCTTGGCTACCAAGCCCCACATTATCCCCATGGTCCTCCGCGAAATCGCTCCTGCTGTCACTCAAGATCACATTGTCATTTCCATGGCAGCCGGAGTCACGCTCGGGACCCTGGAAGAG CTGCTTCCTGCCAGGACCAAGGTGTTGCGGATGATGCCCAACCTTCCCTGCGTGGTCCAGTCAGGCGCTATTGTTCTGGCCCCGGGGACCTGCACACGTGATCTGGATGTGGCCTTGCTGAAGAAGTTGCTGACCCCTTGTGGGCTTTGCGAAGTGGGGCCTGAGCCCTACATTGACATTCACACTGGACTGAGTGGCAGTGGAGTGGCCTAC GTGTACACGTTTGCTGAAGCGCTGGCTGAAGGTGCAGTGAAGATGGGGATGCCGTGGGCCGTGGCCAACAAGATCGCTGCCCAGACCCTCTTG GGAGCAGGCAAGATGATCCTAGAAACAGGCGAGCACCCGGCGGTCCTAAGGAGTGCCGTCTGCACCCCGGGCGGCACAACCATCCATGCTTTGCACGAGCTAGAGAAGGGGGCCCTGCGATCGACGGTCATGAATGCTGTGGAGGCTGGCACTAGCCGGGCCCAGGAGCTGGGCAAGAGATAG